In Flavobacterium lacustre, a genomic segment contains:
- a CDS encoding cob(I)yrinic acid a,c-diamide adenosyltransferase gives MKIYTKTGDQGTTALFGGTRVPKDHARIDSYGTVDELNSYIGLIRDQEMNAHYKEILIEIQDRLFTIGAILATPPEKEVKKNGELRLQKLGIVESDIELLEAEIDTMEEALPPMTHFVLPGGHQTVSYCHIARCVCRRAERLAVHLSHNEPVAEIAIKYLNRLSDYLFVLARKLSHDLNAEEVKWIPRK, from the coding sequence ATGAAAATATATACTAAAACTGGTGATCAGGGAACTACAGCGCTTTTTGGAGGAACTCGCGTTCCTAAAGACCATGCACGAATTGACAGTTACGGAACGGTCGATGAATTAAATTCCTATATAGGACTCATACGCGATCAGGAAATGAATGCGCATTACAAAGAAATTCTAATTGAAATTCAAGACCGATTATTTACCATTGGAGCCATTCTTGCTACACCTCCGGAAAAAGAGGTTAAAAAAAATGGAGAACTTCGGTTGCAAAAACTAGGCATTGTAGAGTCTGATATTGAATTATTGGAAGCTGAAATAGATACAATGGAAGAAGCGCTTCCGCCAATGACTCATTTTGTTTTACCGGGCGGACATCAAACTGTGTCATATTGTCATATTGCACGATGTGTTTGCCGCCGTGCAGAGCGTTTAGCAGTACATTTAAGTCATAATGAACCTGTTGCCGAAATCGCAATTAAGTACCTAAACCGACTTTCTGACTACCTTTTTGTGTTGGCACGAAAGTTGTCTCATGATTTGAACGCCGAAGAAGTCAAATGGATTCCAAGGAAATAG
- a CDS encoding vWA domain-containing protein: MHFKHPEILYFLLLLIVPVLVHLFQLRRFKKEYFTNVRLLKTLSIQTRKSSKIKKWLLLTCRILLLSCIIIAFAQPFFDAKDSKNANNEMYIILDNSYSMQAKGKKGELLKRAVQELLEETPANSTFSLLTNTEKYWNTDIKTIQNELQNLEYSASPFQLENLIAQIKSHHSPFKKDVVIITDAVGLEQKNLKNIDKNDSFYFIIPKAEQKNNISIDSVFIHQTLDNFYEISVVLTGFGENLKPVSLSLYNQNKLIAKTVATLETKKKNINFTIPKQAFHGFVSIVDSGLEYDNTLYFSISKTKKTNILSIGTAEKSRFMPRIYTPDEFNYSNFDLAALDYNSIDKQDAIIVNELNEIPQALQTTLNSFVSKGGNLIVIPSASATIENTNTFLKSFGNIQFKALENREKLITKINFNHPLFSGVFENKINNFQYPKTKNSFLTANSEPSALSYEDQSAFLIALQNKIGGVFVFTASINTANSNFQQSPLIVPVFYKMAVSNQNTGINSLTIGNTTPYFADALLAKDAILTVKGNEEQFIPIQQILNNKVQLVFNDYPEQAGNYGIYNKKDWVENISFNYNRTESNLASANEDAVSEYKIIDSIASVFDTIQTNRTDNQIWKWFLIFALLFLATEMAIIRFVK, from the coding sequence ATGCATTTTAAACATCCCGAAATTTTATACTTTCTACTGCTCCTGATTGTTCCTGTTTTGGTGCATTTATTCCAATTGAGACGTTTTAAAAAAGAGTATTTCACTAATGTTCGTTTACTGAAAACACTTTCTATTCAAACCAGAAAAAGTTCCAAAATAAAAAAATGGTTACTTCTCACTTGTCGAATTCTATTACTTTCTTGTATTATCATTGCTTTTGCACAACCCTTTTTTGATGCCAAAGACAGTAAGAATGCCAACAATGAAATGTACATTATTTTAGACAATTCCTACAGCATGCAAGCCAAAGGCAAAAAAGGGGAATTATTAAAACGTGCTGTACAAGAATTACTCGAAGAAACTCCTGCAAACAGTACCTTTTCGTTGCTCACCAACACTGAAAAATATTGGAATACCGATATCAAAACCATTCAAAATGAGTTACAAAACCTTGAATACAGCGCATCGCCATTTCAATTAGAAAATCTGATAGCACAAATAAAATCACACCATTCACCCTTCAAAAAAGATGTTGTAATTATAACCGATGCCGTAGGATTAGAGCAAAAAAATCTTAAAAACATTGACAAAAACGATTCTTTTTATTTCATAATTCCAAAAGCGGAACAAAAAAATAACATTTCGATTGATAGTGTTTTTATTCACCAAACATTAGATAATTTTTATGAAATAAGTGTTGTATTAACTGGTTTTGGCGAAAATTTAAAACCTGTTTCATTGTCATTATACAATCAAAATAAGCTTATTGCTAAAACGGTCGCAACTTTAGAAACCAAGAAAAAAAACATCAATTTCACCATTCCCAAACAAGCTTTTCATGGTTTTGTTTCTATTGTTGATTCAGGTTTAGAATACGATAACACACTCTATTTCAGTATTTCTAAAACTAAAAAAACCAACATTTTAAGTATTGGTACTGCCGAAAAAAGCCGTTTCATGCCCCGAATTTACACTCCTGATGAATTCAATTACAGCAACTTTGATTTAGCGGCATTAGACTACAACAGCATTGATAAACAAGACGCGATTATTGTCAACGAATTAAACGAAATTCCACAGGCTTTACAAACTACCTTAAACTCTTTTGTCTCTAAAGGCGGGAATTTGATTGTCATTCCTTCGGCTTCGGCAACGATTGAAAATACGAATACTTTTTTGAAATCTTTTGGAAACATCCAATTCAAAGCATTAGAAAACAGAGAAAAACTGATTACGAAAATCAATTTTAATCATCCATTATTTAGTGGCGTTTTCGAAAATAAAATTAATAATTTTCAATATCCAAAAACAAAAAATTCATTTTTAACAGCAAATTCAGAACCATCGGCTTTGTCTTATGAAGATCAAAGTGCCTTTTTGATTGCATTACAAAATAAAATCGGCGGAGTTTTTGTTTTTACTGCATCAATAAATACAGCTAATTCTAATTTTCAACAGTCTCCATTAATTGTTCCTGTTTTTTACAAAATGGCCGTGAGCAATCAAAACACAGGAATAAATTCACTCACGATTGGCAATACAACTCCTTATTTTGCGGATGCTTTATTGGCAAAAGATGCAATTTTGACCGTAAAAGGTAATGAAGAACAATTTATTCCTATTCAACAAATTCTAAACAACAAAGTGCAACTTGTTTTTAATGATTATCCTGAACAAGCTGGAAATTACGGAATTTACAATAAAAAAGACTGGGTAGAAAACATCAGTTTTAATTATAACAGAACCGAAAGTAATTTGGCTTCCGCCAATGAAGATGCTGTTTCCGAGTATAAAATCATTGATTCAATTGCCAGTGTTTTTGACACCATACAAACCAACAGAACGGACAATCAAATTTGGAAATGGTTTCTTATATTTGCATTGTTATTTTTAGCAACAGAAATGGCAATCATCCGATTTGTAAAATAA
- a CDS encoding alpha/beta hydrolase, protein MNLSLEYKIREPKIKLDKNPLLLLLHGYGSNEEDLFSFATELPDYYYIISARAPYDLQYGSYAWYAINFDADQNKFSDNEQAKISRDLIATFIDELLANYPIDATKVSLVGFSQGSILSYAVALSYPEKIEKVVAMSGYLNLEILAEDYLKNNFNNLKIFASHGTADQVIPVEWARKTPVILENLGIQILYKEYPIGHGVSPQNFYDFKNWLLEN, encoded by the coding sequence ATGAACTTATCCTTAGAATATAAAATTAGAGAACCAAAAATAAAATTAGACAAAAACCCTCTTTTACTTTTGCTTCATGGTTACGGCAGCAACGAAGAAGATTTATTTTCGTTTGCAACTGAATTGCCAGACTATTACTATATCATTTCGGCTCGGGCTCCTTACGACTTACAGTACGGAAGTTACGCTTGGTACGCCATAAATTTTGATGCTGATCAAAATAAATTTTCGGATAATGAACAAGCCAAAATTTCGAGAGATTTGATTGCTACTTTCATAGATGAATTGCTGGCAAATTATCCTATTGATGCTACAAAAGTTTCCTTAGTAGGTTTTAGTCAAGGATCGATTTTGAGTTATGCAGTAGCACTTTCGTATCCCGAAAAAATCGAGAAAGTAGTCGCTATGAGCGGATATTTGAATTTAGAAATTCTAGCGGAAGATTATCTTAAAAACAACTTTAATAATCTTAAAATCTTTGCTTCACATGGAACTGCTGACCAAGTAATTCCTGTGGAATGGGCTAGAAAAACACCTGTAATTTTAGAAAATTTAGGCATTCAAATCCTATATAAAGAATACCCGATCGGGCATGGAGTCTCGCCTCAGAATTTCTATGATTTTAAAAATTGGCTACTTGAAAATTAA
- the secA gene encoding preprotein translocase subunit SecA, with translation MSFINSIIKVFVGNKSQKDVKALQPYLNKIKTFETPLQSLSHDELRGRTVFFKEKIKQARSEKDAKISALKLEVEKIEDIDKREDIYVAIDALEKEAYDISEKTLMEILPEAFAVVKETARRFKDNTQIVVTATAKDRELSATKPYITLEGDNAIWANSWNAAGKEITWDMIHYDVQLIGGMVLHEGKISEMQTGEGKTLVATLPLYLNALTGNGVHLVTVNDYLAKRDSTWKAPLFEFHGLTVECIDNYQPSSEGRKKAYDADITYGTNNEFGFDYLRDNMAHSPEDLVQRKHNYAIVDEVDSVLIDDARTPLIISGPVPQGDRHEFNELKPKIENLVALQRQLANGFLSEAKKLIKEGNTKDGGFLLLRAYRSLPKNKALIKFLSEEGIKQLLQKTENQYMQDNNREMHKVDEALYFVIEEKNNQVELTDNGIKYLSGDTDSDFFVLPDIGTEIAAIEKKKLDKDAEAEEKERLFQDFGIKSERIHTLTQLLKAYTLFEKDVEYVIMDNKIMIVDEQTGRIMDGRRYSDGLHQAIEAKENVKIEAATQTFATVTLQNYFRMYSKLAGMTGTAVTEAGELWQIYKLDVVEIPTNRGMARKDKEDFIYKTTREKFNAVIEDVTELSKAGRPVLIGTTSVEISELLSRMLKMRGVTHNVLNAKMHKQEAQIVEEAGKPGVVTIATNMAGRGTDIKLSAEVKAAGGLAIVGTERHDSRRVDRQLRGRAGRQGDPGSSQFYVSLEDNLMRLFGSERVAKVMDRMGLEEGEVIQHSMMTKSIERAQKKVEENNFGVRKRLLEYDDVMNAQREVVYKRRRHALFGERLKLDIANMLYDTCELIVDENKGSNNFKNFEFELIRYFSITSPVSESEFSKLSEIELTGKVYKATLEFYTQKTERSAREAFPIIKGVYEEKNNQFERIVVPFTDGIKTLNVVTDLKRAYETEGNQLIADFEKNITLSIVDEAWKKHLRKMDELKQSVQLAVHEQKDPLLIYKLEAFNLFRSMLDNVNKDVISFLFKGDLPAQSVPNIQEAKEVRQKEDYKLSKDEIPNSEAINHEAGETQQRQITETIVRDMPKINRNDTITIKQVATGKTESMKYKKAESLLSSGEWVIVND, from the coding sequence ATGAGCTTCATAAACAGTATTATTAAAGTCTTTGTTGGTAATAAATCACAAAAAGACGTCAAAGCTTTACAACCTTATTTAAACAAAATAAAGACTTTCGAGACTCCGCTACAATCCTTATCTCATGATGAGTTAAGAGGCAGAACCGTTTTTTTTAAAGAAAAAATAAAACAAGCCCGTTCTGAAAAAGATGCTAAAATTTCGGCATTAAAATTAGAAGTGGAGAAAATAGAAGATATCGACAAAAGAGAAGATATCTATGTTGCCATTGATGCTTTAGAAAAAGAAGCTTACGATATTTCGGAAAAAACATTAATGGAAATTCTTCCGGAAGCGTTTGCTGTTGTGAAAGAAACGGCCAGAAGATTTAAAGACAATACTCAAATTGTAGTAACCGCTACTGCAAAAGACCGTGAACTTTCGGCTACAAAACCCTACATTACTTTAGAAGGTGACAATGCCATTTGGGCGAATTCATGGAATGCCGCAGGGAAAGAAATTACCTGGGACATGATTCACTATGATGTACAATTGATTGGCGGAATGGTTTTGCACGAAGGAAAAATTTCTGAAATGCAAACGGGTGAAGGAAAAACATTGGTTGCAACTCTGCCTTTATATTTGAATGCCTTGACAGGAAACGGTGTACATTTAGTAACCGTGAATGATTATTTAGCCAAACGTGACAGCACTTGGAAAGCTCCATTGTTTGAATTTCACGGATTGACTGTTGAATGTATCGACAATTACCAACCAAGCTCTGAAGGAAGAAAAAAAGCGTATGATGCTGATATTACTTATGGTACTAATAACGAATTTGGTTTTGACTACTTAAGAGATAATATGGCACATTCGCCAGAAGATTTAGTGCAAAGAAAACACAATTATGCTATTGTCGATGAGGTCGATTCTGTATTGATTGATGACGCCAGAACACCACTTATTATTTCCGGTCCAGTTCCGCAAGGAGATCGTCATGAGTTTAACGAATTGAAACCAAAAATTGAAAATTTGGTGGCACTGCAAAGACAATTGGCTAATGGATTCTTATCTGAGGCTAAAAAATTAATCAAAGAAGGAAACACAAAAGACGGTGGATTCTTGTTGTTGAGAGCATACAGAAGCTTACCTAAAAACAAAGCATTGATTAAGTTTTTGAGTGAAGAAGGAATCAAACAATTGCTTCAAAAAACTGAAAATCAATACATGCAGGATAACAATCGCGAAATGCACAAAGTTGATGAAGCATTGTATTTTGTAATTGAAGAAAAAAATAACCAAGTAGAATTGACAGACAATGGTATTAAATACCTTTCTGGAGATACTGATTCTGACTTTTTTGTACTTCCGGATATTGGAACAGAAATCGCTGCAATCGAAAAGAAAAAATTAGACAAAGACGCAGAAGCGGAAGAAAAAGAAAGATTGTTTCAAGATTTTGGTATCAAAAGTGAGCGAATTCACACTTTGACTCAATTATTGAAAGCGTATACCCTTTTTGAAAAAGATGTAGAATATGTAATCATGGATAATAAAATCATGATTGTTGATGAACAAACGGGTCGTATCATGGATGGGCGTCGTTATTCGGACGGATTACACCAAGCGATTGAAGCCAAAGAAAATGTAAAAATCGAAGCTGCTACACAAACATTTGCAACAGTAACGTTACAAAACTATTTCAGAATGTACAGCAAACTGGCCGGTATGACCGGAACAGCTGTTACAGAAGCTGGTGAGTTATGGCAGATATACAAATTGGATGTAGTTGAAATCCCTACCAACAGAGGTATGGCAAGAAAAGACAAAGAGGATTTTATTTACAAAACGACTCGTGAAAAATTCAATGCTGTAATTGAAGATGTAACCGAATTATCTAAAGCCGGAAGACCCGTATTAATTGGTACAACATCTGTAGAGATTTCAGAATTATTGAGCCGAATGCTAAAAATGCGTGGGGTTACTCACAATGTATTGAATGCAAAAATGCACAAGCAAGAAGCCCAAATTGTTGAAGAAGCAGGAAAACCAGGTGTAGTTACTATTGCAACAAACATGGCAGGACGTGGAACGGATATTAAATTATCAGCCGAAGTAAAAGCTGCTGGAGGATTAGCAATTGTAGGTACAGAACGTCATGATTCACGTCGTGTTGACCGCCAGTTACGTGGTCGTGCCGGTCGTCAAGGAGATCCAGGAAGTTCTCAATTTTATGTTTCACTTGAGGATAACTTGATGCGTTTATTTGGTTCCGAAAGAGTAGCCAAAGTAATGGATAGAATGGGATTGGAGGAAGGAGAAGTGATTCAACACTCTATGATGACCAAATCTATCGAACGTGCTCAGAAAAAAGTAGAAGAAAACAACTTTGGTGTTCGTAAACGTTTGTTAGAATATGATGATGTTATGAATGCGCAACGTGAAGTGGTTTATAAACGCCGTCGTCACGCTTTGTTTGGGGAACGTTTAAAATTAGACATCGCCAATATGCTTTATGATACTTGCGAATTGATTGTAGATGAAAATAAAGGATCTAATAATTTCAAAAATTTCGAATTTGAATTGATTCGTTACTTTTCAATCACTTCACCGGTTTCTGAAAGTGAGTTCAGTAAATTATCAGAAATTGAATTGACCGGTAAAGTATATAAAGCAACTTTAGAATTTTATACTCAAAAAACGGAAAGAAGTGCTCGTGAAGCTTTCCCAATTATTAAAGGAGTTTACGAAGAAAAAAACAATCAATTTGAGCGTATCGTAGTCCCTTTTACAGATGGAATCAAAACCTTGAATGTGGTAACTGATTTGAAACGTGCCTACGAAACAGAAGGAAATCAATTGATTGCTGATTTCGAAAAAAATATCACGTTGTCTATTGTAGATGAAGCTTGGAAAAAACACTTACGTAAAATGGACGAATTGAAACAATCGGTTCAATTAGCCGTTCACGAACAAAAAGATCCATTGCTTATTTATAAATTAGAAGCATTTAATTTATTCCGTTCAATGCTGGACAATGTCAATAAAGACGTTATTTCTTTCTTGTTTAAAGGTGATTTACCAGCTCAAAGCGTTCCTAATATTCAAGAAGCTAAAGAAGTTCGTCAAAAAGAAGATTACAAATTAAGCAAAGACGAAATTCCAAACAGTGAAGCTATAAATCACGAAGCTGGCGAAACACAACAACGTCAAATTACGGAAACTATCGTTAGAGATATGCCAAAAATAAACCGTAATGACACCATTACAATCAAACAAGTTGCTACCGGAAAAACCGAAAGCATGAAATACAAAAAAGCAGAAAGTCTATTGTCTTCAGGAGAATGGGTCATTGTAAATGACTAA
- a CDS encoding lactonase family protein, protein MKNKVFILLLISIFTTVQAQKNTLNLIVGTYTNNCDSKGIYVYDFDTETGDFNLKNTSENTVNPSYLTLSKDNKFIYSVNETGPESTVSAFGFDAKSGKLDLINKQSSKGADPCYIINDDKNVIVANYSGGNISVFGKNSDGSLTEAKQVIQHFGKGINTQRQEGPHVHMVHFSPDNKYVLANDLGNDKVYSYAYNPNAATDILQIKDSLAVKSGSGPRHLTFSKDKKFVYLLQELDGTLSVFSYAKGLLKKIDETTILAKDFKGTFSSADIHISPDGKFLYASNRGEANDISIFKILKNGKLEAKGHISTLGKGPRNFTIDPTGNFLLVGHQYTNEIVIFKRDKATGSLADTGKRIALCAPVCLIFGKN, encoded by the coding sequence ATGAAAAACAAGGTTTTTATTCTTCTTTTAATTTCAATATTTACAACGGTGCAAGCACAAAAAAACACACTCAATTTAATTGTTGGAACGTATACAAATAACTGCGACAGTAAGGGGATTTATGTATATGATTTTGATACTGAAACTGGAGATTTTAATTTAAAAAATACTTCAGAAAACACCGTAAATCCGAGTTATTTGACACTTTCAAAAGACAATAAATTCATTTATTCCGTAAACGAAACCGGTCCTGAAAGTACGGTAAGTGCTTTTGGATTTGATGCTAAAAGCGGAAAGTTAGACTTAATTAACAAACAAAGTTCAAAAGGAGCAGATCCTTGTTATATTATCAATGATGATAAAAACGTGATTGTTGCTAATTATTCAGGGGGGAATATTTCAGTTTTCGGAAAAAATAGTGATGGTAGTTTAACGGAAGCTAAGCAAGTAATACAGCATTTTGGAAAAGGAATTAACACACAAAGACAGGAGGGTCCACATGTGCATATGGTTCATTTTTCTCCGGATAATAAATATGTTTTAGCGAATGATTTAGGAAATGACAAAGTGTATTCTTATGCTTATAATCCAAATGCTGCAACTGATATTTTACAAATAAAAGATAGTTTAGCCGTAAAATCGGGTAGTGGACCAAGGCATTTGACTTTTAGTAAAGACAAAAAATTTGTTTATCTTTTGCAAGAACTTGATGGAACTTTATCTGTTTTTAGTTATGCTAAGGGCTTGTTGAAAAAGATTGATGAAACAACTATTTTGGCCAAAGATTTCAAAGGTACTTTTAGTTCCGCAGACATTCATATTTCGCCTGACGGGAAGTTTTTGTATGCTTCAAACAGAGGTGAAGCAAATGATATTTCTATTTTTAAAATACTAAAAAACGGAAAATTAGAAGCAAAAGGACACATAAGTACTTTGGGGAAAGGACCTAGAAATTTTACGATTGATCCTACTGGAAATTTCCTTTTGGTAGGACATCAATATACGAATGAGATTGTAATTTTTAAAAGAGATAAAGCGACAGGAAGTCTTGCTGATACAGGAAAAAGAATTGCGTTATGCGCTCCGGTTTGCTTGATTTTTGGTAAGAATTAA
- a CDS encoding dihydroorotase, whose product MKIIIRSAKIIDTKSPFHNQTLDILITDGFIEKIGASLPNTENSDEIKLDNLHLSTGWFDSSVSLGEPGFEDMETIANGLNVAAQSGFTAIALQPNSFPVIDNQSQVNFVLNKANGFATQLFPIGALTKESQGKDMAELFDMKKAGAVAFGDYSKSIDNANLLKIALQYVQDFDGLVIAFAQDDKIKGNGVANEGIVSTRLGLKGIPNLAEELQIARNLFLLEYTGGKLHLPTISTAKSTALIQEAKAKGLKVTCSVAVHNLVLTDEKLEGFDTRYKVSPPLRTETDRQALLKGILDGTIDMITSDHNPIDIEHKKMEFDGAKFGTIGLESAFGSLLTVLPLETVIEKLTLGKTTFGIETNTVQEGQKANLTLFNPEGESIFAKENILSKSKNSAFLGNPMKGKVYGIVNQNQLVLKK is encoded by the coding sequence ATGAAAATAATCATCCGAAGCGCCAAAATTATCGACACAAAAAGTCCTTTTCACAACCAGACTTTAGATATTTTAATAACTGATGGTTTCATAGAAAAAATTGGTGCTTCACTTCCTAATACCGAAAATAGTGACGAGATAAAACTTGATAATTTACATCTTTCAACAGGATGGTTTGACTCTAGTGTTTCGCTTGGAGAACCAGGTTTTGAAGACATGGAAACGATTGCAAACGGACTCAATGTTGCCGCACAAAGCGGTTTTACAGCCATTGCTTTACAACCCAACTCCTTCCCGGTTATTGACAATCAGTCGCAAGTGAATTTTGTACTCAATAAAGCCAATGGTTTTGCCACACAACTTTTTCCAATTGGCGCTTTGACCAAAGAAAGTCAAGGAAAAGATATGGCAGAATTATTCGATATGAAAAAAGCAGGAGCAGTTGCTTTTGGCGATTATTCCAAAAGTATTGATAATGCCAATTTGCTAAAAATAGCTTTGCAATATGTACAAGATTTTGACGGATTGGTCATAGCTTTTGCACAAGACGACAAAATAAAAGGAAACGGAGTAGCAAATGAAGGTATTGTTTCAACACGATTAGGACTAAAAGGGATTCCAAATTTAGCCGAAGAATTACAAATCGCCAGAAACTTATTTCTATTAGAATATACTGGCGGGAAATTACATCTGCCAACTATTTCGACAGCAAAATCAACCGCATTAATACAAGAAGCGAAAGCCAAAGGGCTAAAAGTTACCTGCAGTGTTGCAGTGCACAACTTGGTTTTGACTGATGAAAAACTGGAAGGTTTTGACACAAGATATAAAGTTTCACCTCCTTTAAGAACCGAAACAGACCGACAAGCATTACTCAAAGGAATTCTTGACGGAACTATTGATATGATTACTTCCGACCATAATCCGATTGATATTGAACATAAAAAAATGGAATTTGACGGAGCAAAATTTGGCACTATAGGTTTAGAAAGTGCTTTTGGTTCTTTGCTGACGGTATTGCCTTTAGAAACGGTAATTGAAAAATTAACGCTCGGAAAAACTACTTTTGGTATAGAAACAAATACTGTTCAAGAGGGACAAAAAGCAAACCTAACACTATTCAACCCCGAAGGAGAAAGTATTTTTGCAAAAGAAAATATCTTATCAAAATCAAAAAATTCTGCTTTTCTTGGAAATCCAATGAAAGGAAAAGTATACGGAATTGTAAATCAAAACCAATTGGTTTTAAAAAAATAA
- a CDS encoding DUF2795 domain-containing protein — MYWTLELASYLSDAPWPANKDELIDYAIRAGAPLEVVENLQSIEDEGEIYESMEEIWPDYPTDEDYLWNEDEY, encoded by the coding sequence ATGTATTGGACATTAGAATTAGCATCTTATTTAAGTGATGCACCGTGGCCTGCTAACAAAGACGAACTTATTGACTACGCTATTAGAGCAGGAGCTCCATTAGAAGTAGTAGAAAACCTTCAATCTATTGAGGATGAAGGCGAGATATATGAATCAATGGAAGAAATTTGGCCAGATTATCCCACAGACGAAGATTATCTTTGGAATGAGGATGAATATTAA